The Candidatus Zixiibacteriota bacterium genome has a window encoding:
- a CDS encoding D-glucuronyl C5-epimerase family protein, with the protein MHNLRRSISNLLQYVGVESRDYYHAVPTVIHDRTDPLAYYVDFRSRAAYPGPFDPSGLPLTPIPNGAVVFPTHLAMYALGHLELYHRAKTEESLSRARICAEWLAANQQADGSWMVTIPKKEFGLTVPFRSAMVQGLGMSVLCRVGAVLGESRYLDSAVRALEPLGRDTADDGVTTYHDAGPFYEEYPCRPACHVLNGFVYALWGLHDLAQQNSSYAQQLWDAGVKTLAAWLPRYDIGYWSLYHLPETPRNPATVPYHRLHINQLAAMHLLTSEPVFKKYEDRWRGYLSSRMNALRTLPAKLRWRMAIF; encoded by the coding sequence ATGCACAATCTTCGCCGGAGCATTTCCAACCTGCTGCAGTATGTCGGAGTCGAGTCCCGGGATTACTACCATGCCGTACCCACTGTCATCCATGATCGCACCGACCCCCTTGCCTACTATGTTGACTTTCGCAGCCGCGCCGCCTACCCCGGACCGTTTGACCCGTCCGGATTGCCCCTGACGCCGATTCCCAACGGCGCGGTCGTCTTCCCCACCCACCTGGCGATGTATGCACTGGGACATCTGGAACTCTACCATCGCGCGAAAACAGAGGAAAGCTTGAGCCGGGCCCGAATCTGCGCCGAGTGGCTGGCGGCCAATCAGCAGGCCGACGGTTCCTGGATGGTGACTATTCCCAAGAAGGAGTTCGGGCTGACAGTGCCGTTCAGGTCGGCCATGGTGCAGGGACTGGGCATGTCGGTTCTGTGCCGTGTGGGCGCGGTGCTCGGCGAGTCTCGCTATCTCGATTCCGCCGTGCGGGCGCTTGAACCGTTGGGGCGAGATACAGCCGACGACGGCGTGACGACTTACCACGATGCCGGACCGTTTTACGAGGAGTACCCGTGCCGCCCGGCGTGCCACGTGCTCAACGGGTTCGTCTATGCGCTGTGGGGATTGCATGATCTGGCACAACAAAACTCATCCTATGCACAGCAACTGTGGGATGCCGGCGTGAAGACTCTGGCCGCCTGGCTGCCGCGCTATGATATCGGCTACTGGTCGCTGTATCATCTTCCGGAGACGCCGCGCAATCCCGCCACCGTGCCATATCACCGACTACACATCAATCAACTGGCCGCGATGCACTTGCTGACATCGGAGCCGGTTTTCAAAAAGTACGAAGATCGCTGGCGGGGTTATCTGTCGAGCCGGATGAACGCGCTTCGCACGCTGCCGGCTAAGCTGAGGTGGCGGATGGCAATCTTCTAG
- a CDS encoding lipid II flippase MurJ, with protein MTERLTKQTLVAATLVTVGGNVLGRLFGYLREAVTADYFGTSAALDIFLIAFIIPEIMTFVIFAALPTTVIQTVSAVGRQERNRENSLFWNGFYAIGGILLLVTSSLILARHEIIGWSAGELSPEAAVSAARLLGILALVVLFRGLEAYFRAWLFHRKHFVAPALSPIVLDLVLIGWILLGYDALQIDTLAYGWLSASVLLLVMHVVMAIRVVRPGRPAGQGDAAIAPLLKMTMIVAAIEATSLLYPAIDRFLAVRYLGDGEIAALRYALFLAMVPPGMLVVTFAAASFPWIADMAANQPERLKSFYQETIRLVLYVLAPLVAAMIVFAPEVVSVAFRRGEFDQYSVGLTAGPLLCYSLGLIFYGLYFYRIRYYYAKRLLTQLGFTLGLTLMLKLIASVALVRWLGANGLALATSLAWLATSMIMTKDLARRAGLTLADDTRRWLFRLLVAAAGTVLVWLAARQIWPAPLASGLTAQFVWLIVVGIVGLAVYVASSFALKLPEPTRLFETIRNRIETRRSGSEHESLG; from the coding sequence ATGACCGAACGGCTGACGAAACAGACACTAGTCGCCGCAACGCTGGTGACAGTCGGCGGCAACGTGCTGGGGCGGCTTTTCGGCTACCTGCGGGAGGCAGTCACGGCCGATTATTTCGGCACCTCGGCAGCGCTCGACATCTTTCTGATCGCTTTCATCATTCCGGAAATAATGACCTTTGTCATCTTCGCGGCACTGCCGACCACCGTTATCCAGACGGTATCCGCTGTAGGGCGGCAAGAGCGGAACAGGGAGAACTCGCTTTTCTGGAACGGCTTTTATGCCATTGGCGGAATTCTGCTCCTGGTGACGTCGAGTCTGATCTTGGCGCGGCACGAGATCATCGGTTGGTCTGCCGGCGAGCTTTCGCCGGAGGCCGCCGTGTCGGCCGCGCGGCTGCTGGGCATTCTGGCGTTGGTGGTTTTGTTTCGCGGGCTCGAGGCGTATTTCCGCGCTTGGCTGTTTCACCGCAAGCATTTCGTGGCGCCGGCGCTGTCGCCTATCGTGCTCGACCTTGTGCTGATCGGGTGGATTCTGCTTGGTTATGACGCCCTCCAGATCGATACCCTTGCCTACGGCTGGTTGAGCGCGTCCGTGTTGCTGTTGGTTATGCATGTGGTCATGGCGATAAGAGTCGTTCGTCCGGGTCGGCCGGCAGGTCAGGGCGATGCGGCCATAGCGCCCCTCTTGAAAATGACGATGATAGTCGCAGCTATCGAGGCAACGTCGCTTCTGTATCCGGCCATAGATAGATTTCTCGCTGTTAGATACTTAGGCGACGGGGAAATCGCCGCGTTACGCTACGCCCTGTTTCTGGCGATGGTTCCGCCGGGAATGCTGGTAGTGACTTTCGCGGCTGCGTCGTTTCCCTGGATTGCAGACATGGCCGCCAACCAGCCGGAGCGACTGAAGTCATTCTATCAGGAGACGATTCGTCTTGTCCTTTATGTTCTCGCGCCGCTTGTGGCGGCGATGATTGTGTTTGCACCTGAGGTCGTCTCGGTGGCGTTTCGTCGGGGCGAGTTTGATCAGTATTCGGTCGGACTGACCGCCGGGCCGCTTCTGTGCTATTCGCTCGGGCTGATATTCTACGGCCTCTACTTCTACCGGATCAGGTACTATTACGCGAAGAGACTGCTCACGCAACTTGGTTTTACGCTTGGACTCACCCTCATGCTCAAACTGATTGCGTCGGTTGCACTCGTTCGATGGCTGGGCGCTAATGGCCTCGCGCTGGCGACCTCGCTTGCCTGGCTGGCGACAAGTATGATCATGACCAAAGACCTCGCTCGCCGTGCCGGACTCACGCTCGCCGATGACACGCGGCGATGGCTGTTTCGCTTGCTTGTGGCTGCCGCGGGCACGGTTCTCGTATGGCTGGCCGCCCGGCAGATATGGCCGGCGCCGCTTGCGTCCGGCCTGACTGCCCAATTCGTGTGGCTGATTGTTGTAGGCATTGTCGGACTCGCCGTATATGTAGCTTCGTCCTTCGCATTGAAGCTGCCCGAACCGACACGGCTGTTTGAGACCATTAGAAACCGGATTGAAACTCGTAGGTCGGGTTCCGAACATGAATCATTGGGGTGA
- a CDS encoding NUDIX hydrolase — protein MTAKYGRPHHRGYRFETTRRELERIRASQVDGRNHDVTLYIRKGEQIVVIAKHIYPPGLYRAPSGGLKPGESFESGIHREVAEETGCRISIDKFLLQTAVRFHHVDDSVPWRSFVFLADYLDGDFEYTDRHEIREVRLAGWAEFVSFGRIMRATETGGLHYRAALHETVAALVQGPTSRPPHGGFEA, from the coding sequence ATGACGGCGAAATACGGCCGTCCGCACCACCGGGGGTATCGTTTTGAGACTACCCGCAGGGAGCTCGAACGCATCAGGGCGTCGCAAGTCGACGGCCGCAATCATGATGTCACGCTGTATATTCGCAAGGGTGAGCAGATAGTCGTCATCGCGAAGCACATCTATCCGCCCGGGCTTTATCGGGCGCCCTCGGGCGGGCTTAAGCCGGGCGAGAGTTTCGAATCCGGCATCCACCGCGAGGTTGCCGAGGAGACCGGCTGCCGCATCAGCATAGACAAATTCCTGCTGCAAACCGCCGTGAGATTTCATCATGTGGACGACAGCGTGCCGTGGCGATCGTTTGTATTTCTTGCCGACTATCTTGACGGCGATTTCGAATACACTGACCGGCATGAAATCCGCGAGGTGCGCTTGGCGGGCTGGGCCGAGTTCGTAAGCTTCGGCCGCATCATGCGCGCCACCGAAACGGGCGGCCTGCATTACCGCGCCGCCCTGCACGAGACTGTGGCGGCACTCGTGCAGGGACCAACATCACGGCCTCCACACGGCGGGTTCGAGGCATGA